A stretch of Chitinophaga caeni DNA encodes these proteins:
- a CDS encoding Crp/Fnr family transcriptional regulator, which produces MHQQLLNNISYFIYLSDEEKEWVCNKFTAREYKKNDYFLREGQVCREVGFIKKGLVRYVVSNDNGEEQTVDFNKELEYTCNYASFLDKSPSRTAIQFIEDATVLVISYDDLQDFYTHLAEGQKFGRLICEFLYVEAIKKVTSLYTSQPEQRYLQFLDAYSDLLPRLPQYYISSYVGVQPPSLSRIRKRLAK; this is translated from the coding sequence ATGCACCAGCAATTGCTTAATAATATTTCTTATTTTATATATCTTTCGGATGAGGAGAAGGAGTGGGTATGTAATAAATTCACAGCCAGGGAGTATAAGAAAAACGATTATTTCTTGAGGGAAGGCCAGGTTTGCAGGGAAGTTGGTTTTATAAAGAAAGGATTAGTGCGGTATGTTGTTAGCAATGATAACGGGGAAGAGCAAACGGTGGATTTTAATAAAGAATTGGAGTACACGTGTAACTATGCAAGTTTTCTGGACAAATCTCCATCGAGGACAGCTATACAATTCATCGAAGATGCAACCGTCCTCGTAATTTCTTACGATGATTTGCAGGATTTTTATACCCATTTGGCCGAGGGGCAGAAATTTGGCAGGCTGATCTGCGAGTTTTTATATGTAGAAGCCATTAAAAAGGTGACTTCCCTGTATACCAGCCAACCAGAGCAGCGATATTTACAATTCCTGGATGCCTATTCCGATCTATTACCTAGGTTGCCACAATATTATATTTCATCTTATGTAGGGGTACAGCCACCTTCATTAAGCCGTATAAGGAAAAGATTGGCAAAATAA
- a CDS encoding CBU_0592 family membrane protein has translation MYLLMMNGIYPILGWVGTLAYLLAYFLLSINKISARQLIYHALNLVGAVGLTANALYYADLPNVVVNVVWGLIAISAYLVISRKRKKQN, from the coding sequence ATGTATTTATTGATGATGAACGGAATTTACCCTATCCTGGGCTGGGTGGGTACATTGGCTTATTTGCTGGCTTATTTCCTCCTAAGTATAAACAAGATCAGCGCCAGGCAATTGATCTATCACGCGTTGAACCTGGTGGGCGCCGTGGGGCTTACAGCCAATGCCCTGTATTATGCAGATCTACCTAACGTGGTCGTCAACGTAGTTTGGGGCTTGATAGCTATTAGTGCTTACTTGGTTATTTCCCGGAAGAGGAAGAAACAAAATTGA
- a CDS encoding TetR family transcriptional regulator C-terminal domain-containing protein, with protein sequence MGRRSIKASRQKEIIEAFYTLAKKEGLENASIAKTAALININPSLVIHYFKTKEYLVYGLIEYILDQYLLIYKTPASYKGDPRKILLKVMDNIFSHKWNLLFDDSVSYSCYSLAFRDQKVKESYKVLLDTLRGNLRDLIEECNQQGVLKVKDPAAVADTIFVMVDGAYYYLSLVSNKREYKKKLEQYKSLALQQLNFVSSSSGK encoded by the coding sequence ATGGGAAGACGAAGCATCAAGGCATCCAGGCAAAAAGAAATTATTGAAGCATTCTACACGCTTGCAAAAAAGGAAGGGCTGGAAAACGCATCCATTGCCAAAACGGCTGCACTTATTAACATTAACCCCAGCCTGGTTATCCATTATTTTAAAACCAAGGAATACCTGGTTTACGGGCTTATTGAATACATTCTTGACCAGTATTTGCTGATCTACAAAACGCCCGCCTCTTACAAGGGCGATCCTAGGAAGATACTGCTGAAAGTGATGGATAACATATTCTCGCACAAGTGGAACTTACTATTTGATGACAGCGTTTCCTACAGCTGTTACTCATTGGCTTTCAGGGATCAAAAGGTGAAAGAAAGTTACAAGGTATTGTTAGACACCCTGCGGGGGAACCTGCGGGACCTGATCGAGGAATGCAACCAACAGGGCGTTCTCAAGGTGAAAGATCCCGCCGCGGTTGCTGATACCATCTTCGTGATGGTTGACGGAGCATATTATTACCTGAGCCTCGTAAGCAATAAAAGGGAGTACAAAAAGAAGTTGGAACAATATAAATCGCTGGCATTACAGCAGCTCAATTTTGTTTCTTCCTCTTCCGGGAAATAA
- a CDS encoding DUF4267 domain-containing protein: MKLISWKIAYFTSLATGLLLIFIGFRFFTVPIQAETDFGIHTGITHHFEFHYIKAIRDLATGLLTIALLLNKEYRSLGWLMLCMSLVPVTDFLLVINNASHPAGAIYPHLAAILICLTLGLYYLSTHKKTIGHAV; the protein is encoded by the coding sequence ATGAAACTTATTTCTTGGAAAATTGCTTATTTCACTTCGTTGGCAACAGGCTTGTTGCTGATCTTCATCGGCTTTAGATTTTTTACCGTGCCCATCCAGGCCGAAACCGACTTTGGAATTCATACCGGTATAACCCATCACTTCGAGTTTCATTATATTAAAGCGATTAGGGACTTAGCAACGGGATTGCTGACCATAGCTTTACTATTGAACAAGGAATATAGGAGTCTTGGTTGGTTAATGCTATGTATGAGTCTTGTTCCCGTAACTGATTTTCTGCTGGTAATCAATAACGCTTCACATCCCGCCGGCGCTATATATCCTCACCTGGCAGCTATTCTTATATGTTTGACCCTTGGTCTATACTATCTCTCAACCCATAAAAAAACGATCGGCCATGCTGTTTAG